The following coding sequences are from one Rathayibacter sp. VKM Ac-2760 window:
- a CDS encoding LysR family transcriptional regulator: MDPARLRLLRELGDRGSVAAVATALGVSASAVSQQLAALQAGVPVPLTVKEGRRLVLTEAGEALAVAGVRVQQALAAAEETVGAFLRHDDRAVRVSAFHSAGLAFFGPLLAALAGGPRVALADADVAQSRFPGLTADHDLVVAHRLPQDPEWPRGRLVVTPLLVEPLDIALPAGHPLAGLPGIRPEQLADELWVSTHEGFPLTGVLEHLGALIGRAPRVAHRINEFSVAAQVVRSGAAIAILPRITAAPLAVDGMVLRPLEGAGLVRHVDVLARPDALARAAVRTVLAELRRVAAA, encoded by the coding sequence ATGGACCCCGCCCGCCTCCGCCTGCTCCGCGAGCTCGGCGATCGCGGGAGCGTCGCCGCCGTCGCCACGGCCCTCGGCGTCAGCGCCTCCGCGGTCTCGCAGCAGCTCGCCGCGCTGCAGGCCGGCGTCCCGGTGCCGCTGACCGTGAAGGAGGGGCGGCGGCTCGTGCTCACCGAGGCCGGCGAGGCGCTCGCGGTCGCGGGCGTGCGGGTGCAGCAGGCGCTCGCCGCGGCGGAGGAGACCGTGGGCGCGTTCCTCCGGCACGACGACCGCGCGGTCCGGGTGTCGGCGTTCCACAGTGCCGGTCTCGCCTTCTTCGGACCGCTGCTCGCCGCGCTCGCCGGCGGGCCGCGGGTGGCGCTCGCCGACGCGGACGTGGCGCAGAGCCGCTTCCCCGGGCTCACCGCCGACCACGATCTCGTCGTCGCGCACCGCCTGCCGCAGGATCCGGAGTGGCCGCGCGGCCGGCTCGTCGTCACCCCGCTCCTCGTCGAGCCGCTCGACATCGCGCTGCCGGCCGGCCATCCGCTCGCCGGGCTCCCGGGCATCCGCCCCGAGCAGCTCGCCGACGAGCTGTGGGTGTCCACGCACGAGGGCTTCCCGCTGACGGGCGTGCTCGAGCACCTCGGTGCGCTGATCGGCCGTGCCCCGCGGGTCGCGCACCGGATCAACGAGTTCTCGGTCGCCGCGCAGGTCGTCCGCTCGGGCGCCGCGATCGCGATCCTGCCGCGGATCACGGCGGCCCCGCTCGCGGTCGACGGCATGGTGCTCCGCCCGCTCGAGGGCGCCGGACTCGTCCGTCATGTGGACGTCCTCGCCCGCCCGGACGCGCTGGCGCGAGCGGCGGTGCGCACCGTGCTGGCAGAACTGCGCCGCGTCGCGGCCGCTTGA